The Vitis vinifera cultivar Pinot Noir 40024 chromosome 16, ASM3070453v1 DNA segment GAACAAACACCAATGTATTGCTGGTCATAGTGCACCATATTATGGTACAATGGGGTTCTTCCTTTAGTGGTTGGGATATTCTATTTGGCACATGTTTACCATAATACAACTTCTAACTCGTTTATGACAAACTCAAATCCTTATATGTCTTTTGGATACActtcttgttttctatttttaaaaacaaaaaatgataataactcCTACATAACGTAAGAACTCTGAGACTTACTTTAGAAGACTATACCTTTCAAAAATCCATACTTTTTTATTTGAGAGTTACCATACTTTATATATAAGTTgctacattttatttttaaaaacaaaaaaacaattatatccAAATGAGCACTTAGATTTTCATGAACATTTGTCCCTGCATGCACACAACCCTGTCATTACTGCATCGTGCTTCTAACCCGCTGCCATCTTTCATGaaaaatatctttctttttcaGTGAAATGATAGCTACAACCTTTAGACTATGAATGGCTCACCATGGTTATGGATTGTTATTGGCAATCATTGATGAGAAATTGACATGGAGAATTCTTTCCATGGTCTGTTTGCTTTTCATCTGTCATGGCTCCTGCCTAATATATGAAACAATAATTTGTTCAAGCATATGTGCATTGACTCATACCGATTATATGACATAACTGTGAGCAAGTGTATATGCAAACATaaacttcatttatttttcgGTTTTTTCAATCATACTGCAAATATGTTGTAGGGCTTTGGTGGGAACAATTTGGCGATTCTGCACCAGTGTTGCAACGAGTTGCCATTAGAATACTCAGTCAAGTTTGCAGCACTTCTACTTTTGAGAGGCACTGGAACACATTCCAGCAGATCCACTCTGAGAAGCGAAATAAGATTGATAAAGAAACATTAAATGATCTTgtgtatataaattataatctCAAGTTGGCAAgacaaatgaaaatgaagtcTTCAGAAGCTGATCCTCTCCAATTTGATGACATTGATATGACTTCAGAGTGGGTAGAGGAAACTGAAAACCCAAGCCCTACTCAGTGGCTTGATCGGTTTGGTTCTGCTTTGGATGGGAGTGACTTGAATACAAGACAGTTTAATGCAGCTATATTTGGTTCGAGTGACACCATATTTGGTCTGTGATTGTGCAAACTTCCCTCAGTCCCTCATGTATTTTATTCGAAATGTGCTTCCAAATCTTGTTTTCCCGGATTCCCTCGTAGCAGGTGCTGTTCCTTAGACGGTTTCATGCTCTTTATTTTTGGTAGAGTAATGAAAAATGTAATAGTAGATAATGTCTTGCATTCTGTAGATGACAGTGTATACCTTGCATGGAAAGCTTATCATTCAGTTCTACAATATGTTGTGGTCCTGAACTTTAATCTTTTGAAAGCAAAATATAAGGTTCTGtttggaaagtgtttttgaaaacagttctgaaaaatagtttgtaAGAACAATCTTTGAAaaccgttttttttttcttttatattttgtagaacgaaagtttgtttggaaatttgaaacgttcttatgtttttaaaaataacttttatctataatattttatttttaattattctttatatttgtataattattttttaaaacagttttttaaaaaatattttttaaaaacactatgtATTTTgcatttttagaacaaaaaaattgtttttggttttcaaattgTAAAGCATGTATAAATGTTCAGTTTCCTGTTAGGCTGTTACCTCCATTGTTATGccttttaaattctttattgAGTGCCTTTAGGATGTTCACTCTTCCCTTGATTGTGATGTAGTTCATAGATCTTTGTACCTAAATACCTGTAGGAGATAAGATGCTCACCTCGAGTTTCCTAAATACCTTTAGCATAGGTTCACATCTGTTGGGGCTCATATTATCTGCAACCCCATAGTTGCCTAGTAAAACCTTTGTTTATTTCGAATTAAAAGCACATTTGAGAGGATTAGAAATGCTTCTTTTCAGAAATGAGATGTTtgaaaaacttttgaaaataaacttgAAAAAACCTTGAGAATCATTGGAAGTGATTCggataaaattacttttaaagtgtgtttggtagtgattttagataaagtttataatattttaaatatttaataataaatttttttaaatattataaatacttcaTAAAGTTATTGTCGAATAGATTATTAGAGTGGgcttgatagtaattttaagaagtgtttttaatatttaatattttttattttttaagtattagaaaaactaaaaatactttttaaaataattatcaaacgaGTATTCTTAAAGTGTGTTTAACAATAATtctgaaaagtgtttttagttttttttaaattttaaagtattagaaatattaaaaacacttattaaaaatatcctctaaaaacatatatatatatatatatattttaataacaGAAAGTAGAAAACGGTTTTTGATTGTCCAAACTAGATTATTAAGTTttctattttagaaaacaaaaaaattgttttaaaaaacagttgtcaaatagagtcttaatttttttagaatttcttcttataataagattttagaataaatttaagattttttaattgtttgttttGGAGTATTtgagtaataattaaaaatattaaaagtgctttaataactttttatattagtaaaaaaaaaatattttttatatccgagtttttaattagaattttgtttttgaaaaccattttttaaaatctcttttttttaaaaattgtttcttaagAACTATTCTTGAAATCATTGCCAAGCAAATCCCGATTTTTTAACCAAACTATTTATAGAacctttttatcattattttctgTGTTCTTTTTGAGTTTGTTACATATCGAGAACTTCTTATacaatctatttaaaaaaaataaagaatcaaaatttatttgaaagcTTGAAATGTTATTCATCATTTCTaaggttttttaatattttttaaaataagtaaaaataattaaaaataggtttttttgaaaattatttttcattaaaaaattatgaaacgtgttttcatggaaaataattttcctttaccCAAACAGCCTCCTACATTTTCTacgaaatattaaaaatgttgtgaaaaaaaaaaatagatatttttcatttgactattctatttagttatttatttattttcttggcCAACTCTTGCTTGGCTCCGACTCCAAGGAAACTCTAGATTGTTTATCACCGCGTTGAACCCTTAAATCATATTTGAGGTAGTCCCGTTCTCATTCCCGAACATTCTCCGAAATTCGCTTTCTTCAGCCTTTCgttctctctctgtctctcccTCGTCTCTTCCCGTCAATGAGTTACGATTACAGGAACAGAGCAAATCAGCCGTACGATTCTCAGATCCCAATGTACAAAACCACcacatcttcatcttcttccgcACCAGGCCATCAGTTGTACGGAGCTCCTATGTATCCTAGGGTTAGTCAACCCTCGTTCGGCGCCGTTCCTCCCCCCGGCCGTGCTTCCTCTTATCAACAGACCTCTGCACCTTCCTCGTCTCGTAAGTCTCCTCGGTTTTGCCGtagtttttcatgttttatcgAGAAAGTGCGAGAAAACaagagttttttcttttggCTCTAGGGTTTCTGGTTGTTTTTCTTGTCAGTCAGCCCCGCCATCcgtaatttttcattttttttttcataaaaagtgCGAGAAATGAAAGAGAAATTACGAACGTATGGTTTCTCATTGTTCGGAAACTGTGAACACTGAAACGCGTGTTTTGTTTGAGGCTTTCTAGACATgagattataaattttattttgtttagttttataGGTTTTGTTGGCGATCAGAGGGGAGGTTAGGTTTGCAGTAATTAGAAcaatataattaccaaaattttAAGCCTGATCGGATAATAGTGATGTAGCAGATATTGTTGAATTTGATTCATTATGTTGATTTGATCACTTGGCTTTTTCCGATGAAGTGtgtgaaaatgaaagaaaattttttaatccaGGATTTCTTGTTGCTTCTCTCGTGGTTTCCTCTGCCATATAATTTTCTTGCTAGATAAAGTGCAAGAAAAtggaacaataattttttttttattttctaggaTTCGTTTTCATTGTTTGGGACCTGAGAACGCTAAAGCTGCAATTTCTTCagttttttttatacaaatttgtgaatttaattttacttttatctCTAATTTCATCAGCTTTCTCAGTGATCAAAGGGAATGACTTGTGCTGTGGATTGGAAGAATATAATTACttggattttagttttttgttgttattgATGGGATGATAACTCGGTGATCGAtgctattaattaaatttttttagtttgtttcaGATGTGGTTTATTAGATGCAAAAATTATATTCTCCttccttttcattatttttctcggcaaccaaccAGCATGGTAGAGTTTTGTTAGCTTATATTGTCACATTTACAGTAATGTAAATTATGTAATTACTAGAATTTTAGTCCTAGTCTTTGGTTGATCAGATAGTAACGATCCAAAGGTATTATTGCCAATGGTATTTGATACATGTTCTGATCACATGAAGTTTCATACATGGTTTTCGTTTTTATGATTTGCAGCTGGATTGGGCATTAGAGTTGTGATCAAACCAGAATTTCGGATCTCTCCTCCGGTATGTTTTGAGTTTAATACTCCCTAGGTCTTATTTGTGAATGATGATTACGTGGTTTTCAAGTATGAAAATGTTGTCTTAAATTGATATCAATGATTGACTTGGTATgtcttgatatttttttgtactcATAAACCCTATGTTTGTGATATTGATTCTGTGATAATGATcttgattttttatgttatCTATTTTGGTCTCTTAGTTTTTCCAATCAAAGATCAACTCCTCTTATGATGGCATGTTTACAAGGTGcctcctattattattattttattaggattttggtCTTGTACTATGGTGCATCTTTTTTCAGgcacttttaatatatcttctccttttttcctttcaaaaaaattatgatttttgtttttcttgggcTTGTCCCTAGGATTCATTGCTTATTGGGGAATATTAAGCAAAATCCAATAGATTGTTGAGGCTGCATGTACAACCTAATTTCACATCTgtagttttattcatttgtttaattattatttattttggttagttttcatttatttgtttaattgttgttttttttttgttaaaaacaataaattctgtaaatttaaatagtaaaataaaaagtggATGAGAAAACCttccaaaaaatacaaaagttgataaaaaaaaatggtgttatTCATATGCCATAATGAATAACACATACATGCATACATGCAGGTGCCTCTGAAATGCTTCCTAGTACCTCCATTGGAGCCGAGACTCACTATTGGTGCTCTCTTCCTTCCCAATTACacatacatatattaattatatatatagacacataTATATCCAAAATATGAatgacaaaaatgaaataaaattttgagccAATTGGTGAAAGAACAAGAAGTAACTAGTAAGGTTTCATTGGAAGCCCTAGGAAGCTTGCTTTTAGTGGAGGCACCCCATTCCATGAGCAAATTGGCTTCTGAATCAGCAAATCCAAAATATTCTCCAAACCAAACAATTGAAGTGTGGAGAGTGTCGTACTATTGTAGTTTCCATACTCTCCAACCCCCAAGCACACACAATCTTTGCAATGATTGTCTCCTCCTCTCCTCCTCTTTGCATTCATTTTTGGTTTATATTCATATGAAGTTTCCTGTGCACCTTCTTCCATTCATGATATGGCAGTCAATGCTACTTTCAATGCATTTTTGCTCTGGCCCTTGCAAGTCCCATCTCATTAGTATTTTAACTATGATTTGTAGCTTAAGTATATGGTTTACATTGATTCATGTAACTGATGTGGCAGTTGATTTGGAATTGTTATTGGTTGATCAagtatttctttttttggataGATAAAACAAttgcattaaaaataaaaaaaaacgcCACAAGGTTGCACCAAAGTACATTGAACATATTCAAATAGTGCCTAATAACACAGAAACAAGAAAAGAACCCCAGCTACAACCCCCTCCCTTAACCCAAACTCAGCCActcaataaaatcaattaaagacATAGAATCTATCTCTATGTACTTCTTTACCcaagaaaacaaatttctaaGAAAGAACATCTTCAAAAACTGAGCTAAATGCTCCTCATTATCAAACAACCTagctttctttccttccaaaccatccaaatgATACATAATGGAGCTGGTCTCTaaaccttttttcattttttgccCACAAACGAGCTGTGCCACCCTAATAGAGCTTCCTTAACCATAGCAGCTTGCCCCTAATGGATATCAAAGAGATCAAACAGCAACTACCAAAGGATCCTAAACAATGAAAAATGAAGGAGGATGTGGTCTATGGATtcttcttctttgcaaagaaaacacctattgACCAAAGACTACCTTCATTTTTGAAGCTAATCTAAAATCAAAAGGTTGATGAAATAATACTTATCAATCTAAAGcaattcctttttaaaaaatgcatGAGAAAGTGTTCatgattgtttgtttgtttaagtTTATACCTTACTATGTGATTTATACTTCTTGACTCCTGTGTATAGGGGTCGCACCCTTATTGCGGGGCATTCTTTAAGAAATCTTTTCATTGCCTATCAATAATAATGTATTTTCTGATTTTATTGGGTTTGTATTTAACGCTCATTTTTAGCCTCAATTATCACCACAAGTGGGAGAGATTCCCCGGAGCACTTTCCAGTTTGACTTTGATCTCGAGAAAAAGATATTAGCTGAAGCAGAGAAGGACAGCCAAAATTGGAGCAGGCTTGGGTTGGAGAATCTTCCGTCAAAAGCTTTAGAATCAACTCCATCAATGGTATGCTATCTGATGTCATATTTCTGATTTTGAATTTGATGTATGTGCTGCATTTTACCAGAGATGGCTAATCAGGCTAGGACTGCAGGTTGCTCTTTTGGCGGccctttttaatttatttatttttcttatctatctaaaacaaaaaataaaaaaatcagccTAGACCTATTGTGAACTAGTTGAAtcaaactagaaaaaaaaatgttaatataaTGGAGTAGGTTTTTTGTAGGTTTGTGTTTTATTATGTAGTTATTGACATGGAAAGTCCTTGTTAAAGGGGAAATACAAAATGTAGATCTAAGATCAAGAAGTTCACTTTTTGGTTGGGGCATGAAGCTATTTGTAATGTCTCAATATGAGCTAAAGAAACTAAAATGTGGCGAAGGAGAAAGGACTTCCATGGAATTTCGAATGGAGTAGATCTGCCTTTAAATTAATCTGAGGGTCCTCCTGCTGCTGGATGAAGCAGTACATAGAATGTCTGGTTTTCACTTTTGTCTTCTtcagtttcttttctt contains these protein-coding regions:
- the LOC100260370 gene encoding uncharacterized protein LOC100260370 — its product is MSYDYRNRANQPYDSQIPMYKTTTSSSSSAPGHQLYGAPMYPRVSQPSFGAVPPPGRASSYQQTSAPSSSPGLGIRVVIKPEFRISPPPQLSPQVGEIPRSTFQFDFDLEKKILAEAEKDSQNWSRLGLENLPSKALESTPSMGSTADPVVSKYIASGLSREAVPLAVANYGDNETKVREFTNGYTLLREMGFSSSNVAEALVMYDNDTDKALAHFLNSSS